GTGCATGGGCTGACGAGGGCATAATAGCGAGTTGCGAATTGCGAGTTAGGAAAGTCAGGAAGGTTAGGCAAACAACCAGGTAACCAGGTAACCCATCACCAATCCCCGAGGTTCCCCATGTCCCCAATTCCTCCGTCCCCAAATTCCCAATCCCCAATCCTCCCCTCCGCCCCCATCCCCGTCGCGATTTTAGGCGCGACGGGCACCGTCGGCCAACGCTTCATTAGCCTGCTCGACGGCCACCCCTGGTTCCGCGTGGTGGCCCTCACCGGCTCGGAACGCCGCGCCGGGCAGCGCTATGGCAAGGCCGTCCACTGGCTGCTTTCCAGCCCCTTGCCTGCCTGGGCTGCCGGGATGCCGCTGCTGCCCACCGACCCCGCCAGCCTGAACGGCGTGGCCCTGGCCTTCTCGGCCCTACCCAGCGACGTGGCCCGCGAAGTGGAACCCCAACTGGCCGCGCGGGGCATCTGGGTGTGCTCCAACGCCTCGGCCTTCCGCCGCGAGCCCGATGTGCCCATCCTGATGCCCGAGGTCAACGCCGACCAAACCGCCGTGCTGGAAATCCAGCGCCGGCGCCGCGGCTGGAAGGCGGGCATCGTGACCAACTCTAATTGCACCAGCAGCGGCATGACCGTGACGCTCAAAGCATTAGACGACGCCTTCGGGCTGGAAAAGGTGTTCGCCGTCTCCATGCAGGCCATTTCGGGCGCGGGCTACCCCGGCGTGGCCTCGCTGGACATCGTGGGCAACGTCATCCCCTACATCGGCGGCGAGGAAGCCAAGGTGGAATGGGAGCCGCGCAAGATGTTAGGGAAGGCCATCCCCGAGGGCATCCGGCTGGCCGACTTTCGCATTTCGGCGCACACCAACCGGGTGCCCGTGGTGGATGGGCACACCGTAGTAGCATCGGTCGCGCTGCAACGCAAGCCCGCGGGCGTTGAAGAAGCCATCCGTGCGCTGGAAGCCTACCAACCGCCAGCAATCGCTCGCGGCCTGCCTTCCACGCCTGCGCCGGTCATCGTGGTGCGCCGCGAGCCAGACCGCCCCCAACCGCGCCTGGACGCGTTCACAGGCCGCGGCATGACCACCGTGGTGGGGCGGGTGCGCTCCGACCCGATTTGGGATCTGAAGTTCGTGGTGGTTTCCCACAACACCGTGCGCGGCGCGGCTGGCGGCGCGGTCTACAACGCCGAGTTGCTTGTGCGTCAGCAGTGGGTCAA
This region of Chloroflexota bacterium genomic DNA includes:
- the asd gene encoding aspartate-semialdehyde dehydrogenase; the protein is MSPIPPSPNSQSPILPSAPIPVAILGATGTVGQRFISLLDGHPWFRVVALTGSERRAGQRYGKAVHWLLSSPLPAWAAGMPLLPTDPASLNGVALAFSALPSDVAREVEPQLAARGIWVCSNASAFRREPDVPILMPEVNADQTAVLEIQRRRRGWKAGIVTNSNCTSSGMTVTLKALDDAFGLEKVFAVSMQAISGAGYPGVASLDIVGNVIPYIGGEEAKVEWEPRKMLGKAIPEGIRLADFRISAHTNRVPVVDGHTVVASVALQRKPAGVEEAIRALEAYQPPAIARGLPSTPAPVIVVRREPDRPQPRLDAFTGRGMTTVVGRVRSDPIWDLKFVVVSHNTVRGAAGGAVYNAELLVRQQWVKPR